Proteins encoded by one window of Arachis hypogaea cultivar Tifrunner chromosome 1, arahy.Tifrunner.gnm2.J5K5, whole genome shotgun sequence:
- the LOC112794909 gene encoding uncharacterized protein: MEKSVNYFLLLLVLLQFLFSGTTSRTMKEEAARHVNSIRQEIKQLISTSTTKRDITTPITTIPNLFPTSPILNPNSDPDTNYSPSSTTTIIPGIGSTNTPPASNSTIVPSPSGSSWCIANPSASIRALQVALDYACGYGGTDCSAIQPGGSCYNPNTIRDHASYAFNKYYQKNPVPNSCNFGGTALVTSTNPNSGTCQYPSTSTSSSILNTTNTSGANVFGSVPVPTDPSASGAVTTSNSFLEICLIIWTIISILEKQ, from the exons GTACCACAAGTAGGACAATGAAGGAAGAAGCAGCAAGACATGTGAATTCAATAAGACAAGAAATTAAACAGTTAATTTCCACTTCCACCACCAAAAGGGATATCACCACTCCAATCACAACAATCCCAAATTTGTTCCCAACATCCCCAATCCTAAACCCTAATTCTGACCCGGACACAAACTATTCcccatcatcaacaacaacaataattccaGGGATAGGGAGTACCAATACTCCACCCGCATCAAATTCCACGATAGTGCCCTCTCCTTCAGGTTCAAGTTGGTGCATTGCAAACCCTAGCGCTTCAATTAGGGCATTGCAAGTTGCATTGGACTATGCTTGTGGGTATGGTGGAACTGATTGTTCTGCAATTCAACCTGGTGGAAGCTGTTACAACCCTAATACAATTCGTGATCATGCTTCTTATGCATTCAATAAGTATTATCAGAAGAATCCTGTTCCAAATAGCTGCAATTTTGGTGGAACTGCTCTTGTTACTAGCACTAATCCAA ATTCTGGGACATGTCAATATCCATCCACCAG CACAAGTTCATCAATCTTAAACACAACAAACACAAGTGGAGCAAATGTTTTTGGTTCAGTGCCTGTGCCCACAGACCCCTCTGCCTCTGGTGCAGTTACCACATCAAATAGCTTTCTTGAAATTTGCCTCATTATATGgacaataatatcaattttggAAAAACAATAA